The nucleotide sequence GATACAAGACGGCTTGGCGATGTGGACGTTACACTCGACATTAGGACTCGCAAACCGGGAAAAGGCGTGGTGGAACAGGTAGAAATTCTGGATCGGGCGGTGACGTCGTGAGGGTGTTGCTCCTCGGATCTTCGGGAATGTTGGGCAGCGACGTCGGCTCAGAGCTTCACGGACGGGGCTGGGACGTAAGGACTCCCTCCCCGACCGAGCTCGACGTCACCTCCCGCACGTCGATCGAACGGTTGCGCCGAAGAGAGTTCGGTGACGCCGATTGGGTCGTCAATTGCACCGGCTTCACCGATGTGGACGGGGCCGAATCCCAAATGATGGCGGCGATGGCCTTGAACGCCATGGCCCCCGGCGCCTTGGCGGCGGTCTGCCGGGAAAACGGTTGGCGCCTTTTGCACGTCAGCACCGACTTCGTGTTCGACGGAAAGAAGGGCTCGCCCTACCTCGAAACCGATGCCGCAGGACCGCTCGGGGTCTACGGCAAGAGCAAGCTTGCGGGCGAGGTCAACGCGCTTCAAGAGGCTCCGGACAGCGTCGTCGTCAGAACGTCGTGGTTGTTCGGGCCGAAGGGGCGGTCGTTTCCACGGACGATCATCGAAGCGGCCCTAGCCGGACGGGAGTTACGGGTCGTTTCGGACCAGTTCGGCAAACCGACGTATACCGCCGACCTCGCCCGCCAGTTTGCCGACCTGATCGCTTCGTCGCCACAAGGAGGTCTGTTCCACGCGGCCGGACCGGACGTCGTGTCCTGGCACGGGTTCGCTGTCGCCGCCTTGACCGCCGCAAGCGAACACGGGTTGGTCGGAAGGACCGACGTCGAAGCCGTCCCGACGTCGGCCTGGCCGACGGCCGCGGTCCGGCCCGCCTACAGCGTCCTGGACGGTTCGAAACTGACCTCAGCGGGTGTCGTTCAAGCCCCACCGCTGAAAGAGGCGCTGGACCGGTTCGTCCAGCGCCTCTCGTTCGGGTCTTCAGGGCCTTTCTGACCCGGAAACCTTGTCAGCCTTTCTTCGGGGCGGCGATCGCGACCGGGGCGGTCACTTTGGCCTTGCCCTCTCCGAGCACCTTAGCGGTGTCCTTGCGGAGCTTTTCGAAGCAGTCCGGGCAGCACGTATAGTAGCGGACGCCGCCGTTGTCGACGAATCCGGCCGCTTCGGAATAAGCCTTGATCGTCTCGCCGGAACCCGGGCAGACCAGACTTTCCTTGACGGGAGCCTTGGCGTACTTGGCAGGATCCTTCTCGAAGGTGCCCTTGCAGCTGTCGCAACAGAAGCCGTAGCGCATCCCCTTGTAGTCCATCGAGGCTTTCACCTTAGACCAGTCGAGTTTCTCTCCCGAAACCGGGCAGAACATCGTCTCTCCGATGGTCTCGCCCGACTTGGCGGCGGTTTCGATGAACTTCTTCGGCTCCTTGGAGAAAGCGGCCGGGCAACCGCCGCAACACATCGGATATTTGTTTCCGGCGTACTCGATGGCGACGGATTTTTCGTTCGTCGGCGAATGCATGACCGCGCACTTGATGGGCCCGTCTCCTGAGGTTGCAGGGACCATAGCGACGGCTGCGAGCAAGGTCGTAAGGATCATAAGCGTTCGTTCCAACCGGATTATAGCCGCCCACCAGGCCGGCTTGAGCCTGGTGACGGGCCGATGAGAGAAATCTACGGTCTGGGAGCCGTGAGACACATCGGGGACGGCCCCGTCATAATGACCGGGTCTGCGCGAGTCCGCGCGGACGGGAAACGGGAGCGGAACCATGTTGAACGAGTTCAAACAGTTCGTCATGCGGGGCAACGTCATGGACCTCGCGATCGGCGTGATCATCGGTGCGGCCTTCGGCAAGATCGTCGACTCGCTCGTCAAGGACGTCATCATGCCGCCGATAGGACTTCTGATGGGCGGTGTCGATATGACGAACGCGTTCACCGTGCTCAAAGAAGGCAAGACGCCCGGTCCGTACTCGAGCCTGAAGGCAGCGACGGACGCAGGGGCGAACGTGCTCGCATACGGCAACTTCGTCAACACCGTGTTCCAGTTCTTGATCTTGGCGTTCGTCATCTTCATGATGGTCAAGGCCTTGAACAGGATGAAGATCATGAGGGAGGCCGAACCTGCGGCGACACCGCCCGACGTCCTCCTCCTGGAGGAGATCCGCGACTTGCTCAAGGCCAAGGGCTGAATCAGCCCTTCAACGGCTTTTGCGGCGGGAACGACCGGCCTGCCTTATCAAGGCGTTGTTTGATCTTCGCGATCCGGCCGTCGAGAGAGGGGTGGTCGGACACCCATTCGGTGTTCCGGCCGCCTCCCGACTTTTTCTTCAGGACTTCGAAGACGTCGATCATGCCCTGAGGGTTCAAGTCGGCCTTGACCATGAGGTCGAACCCGTAAGTGTCGGCTTCCGACTCGTGCTTGCGCGAATACGGGAGCTCGAAGAGTAAGGCGTCGGATACGGAAGCGGCGTTGAAAATCGTGTCGTTCGCGTTCAGGACCGTGAGGATCACAGCCAGTCCGAGTTTCCGCTTCTGGTTGTCGGCATAGGCTCCGGCCCAGTGTTCCTTGAGCACGTGGGTCAACTCGTGGGCGAGGATGCCTGTGAGCTGGTCTTGCGTCTCAAGTTTTTCCAACAGGCCGGAATAGACGTAGATCGGCCCGCCGGGCAAGGCGAACGCGTTCAGCTCCTTGCTCTCGATGAGGTTGAAGCTGTATTCGAACGGCTTCTTTTTCCGCTCCGCTGCCGGGATCAGTGCAACGAGACTGCTCCCGATCGCCCGGATGTTCTGGACGCGCGGATCGCTCGCGCCGACGACCTTTTCCTCCTTTTCGATCTGGCCCGCCGCCCTCTTTCCGAGTCCGATCTGGTCCTTGACGGACGGCTTGAACATATCGGCCGGTGCGGCGACCGGGAACGCGGCGAGAAGGACGGCCAGGCCGAAAGACAGGCGGGTACGGGTCATGTCTTCTAGGACGCAGCCGGCCCGGCGCGAGTTTCCGGACTCGGGACAGATGCCGGACCGAGAACCGGTATTCCTGCGGGCGGGCGTCCGCTTCCAAGGTGGAACACAGGCCACAGGTGGGCCATGTGCCCGACTTAAGAAGGAACTCAGAACTCCGGAGGAAAGAAACATGAAGCGAACGAACAAGAGAAGGAAAGGCTTTACCCTTGTCGAGATCATGATCGTGGTCTTGATCATCGGCATCCTTCTGGCCATTGCCGTGCCGAACTTTATCACGGCCCGCCAGAACAGCCGTGCGCAGACGATCGTCGCCACGCTGAAGCAGGTCGAAGCGGCCAAGGACCAGTGTGCGATGGACAAAGGTCTGACCACCGGTGACGACTGCACCGACGCCGACATGGGCAGCTACCTGAAGAAGTACCCGCCGACCTTCCCGGTCGGAGGCGCCTACGTCAAGAACTCGATCGGCACGAACCCGACGTTCAAGGGTAAGGACGCCGACCAGTGGTCTTCCGATAAGAGCGGTCTCTAAGCCGCGGACCGGTACAGAGCGCGGTGGGCGGCAGTCGCTGTCCGCCGCGTTCTTGCCTCTGAACTTTGAATTCGAGAGTACCCATGACACGAAAACCGTCACGACTGAGGAGGGGCGCGATGCTCGTGGAGTCGCTCTTCGCGATCGGCATTGCGGTGACCGCAGCGACCATCGTCGCAGCGTCCATGCCTGTCGCGAACGCTGGAAGGGCCAGGGCCGACATGCAGAACCGGGCTACAGGCTTGGCGCAGAAAGAGCTCGAGGGCCTGAAGTCGGTCGACCCTAGCCTCAATCCGTCGACGTTGGTCCAAGCAGGGCTGCTCGACAGCGACGTGCCCATCGGCACGAACACGTATTCGTTCACCAACGCGGACAACGCCAGCCTCGACAACCCCGCGAAAGTTTTGCCGAGCGGCAAAGGATCGGTGAAGATCGAACAGATCGACCTTGAACTTCGACGGGTCACCGTCGAGGTCACGTGGAAGGAGTCGGGCAAGTCCCGCGCGACCAAGGTTGGGACGCTCGTCGCCAACCTCGGAGGTTGACATGGCCCGCAAGATCACGGGACGACGGACCGGCGCGACGCTCGTCGAGGCGATGATCTCGGCCGTCGTCACGGTCTTGGTCGTCGGGACCGCGACGGGCGTCTGGCTCGCAGGGGCCAAGTCCTGGTACCGCGGTGCCGGCAAGATCGATTCCGAGACTCAGAGCCGCAAGGCGGTCAAGCTCGTCACGAACGAACTGGCCGAAGCCATGATGGTCACGGTCGACGCCGACGGATACGGCATCACTTTCCAAAAGCCTGCCAAGGACAACACAGGCTTTTACAAGACCGACATCTTGGGCCAGCCTGTGTCCGACGGCTTCGACCGCCGGATCTGGCTCGACGGCACGAAACTCAAGTACCTGAGCCCTCAAGGCACCCGCGTCCTTTCGACGGTCGTGATCAAGACCGATCCCCTGTCGAGCGGCGGAAGCCAGACGTACAAGGTCTTTACGCCCGGAAACGGCAGCATCTGCCGTCAGGTCACCGTCATGGTCGCCACGCGAACCGTCGGAGCGGGCGCTGAAAAGGTGACCGGCCGGAACCGCGAAATCGTCTTTCTTCGCAACATCTACGACACGACACGCTAGGAGAAGTCCCAACATGAATCTGAAATCCAGGAAGCGTGGCAAAAGACAGAAGGGTTCGGCCCTGCTGACGACGTTCGGTGTCCTCACCCTCGTCGCCATTGCGGGTTCGACCTATCTTGATTGGTCCACGCAGACCGTCCGCGAGGCCGGCCACAACCTCCGCGACGTCCAGACCACCCACCTCTGCGAGGCGGGGCTCCAGTCTGTCCAGCGGGCGCTTTGGCGGCCCTTCCGACAAAGCCAGAAGTTCACCGAACTCAAATCGACTTGCCAAGGGGCGACCAACGACAACCCGAAGTCCGTCCTGACGGGCAAGATCGACGGTGTCGGGTGCTTCATCACGGGCGTCGTCTCGTACACCCAGGTCAACAGCTACCTGGCGGTCTTGAAGATCCGCTCGATCGGGTTCATCGACCGCAACGGCAACCAGATCCTCGATGCAGGCGAGTCCTTCAAAGAGGTCATGAGCGTCACCCGGTACGAGCTGGCCCGGAGCCAAGTCTTCGACTACACCTATTTCATCAACAACTATGGTTGGTGGGACGGCTTCGGTCAGAACGACGCGATCGTGAACGGCGATATGCGGGCGAACGGCAACTTCGATTTCTCCAACGGGTCGCCGACCGTCAACGGCACCGTCATCGCGGCGGCCAACGACAAGCTGGATCCCAAGGTTCCCGGCTTCATCAATACGCCGCCGGTCAAGTGGACGGACGCGAACTACCTCGTTCAGTGGGGGACAGGTTCGGGTACCGCGCCTCGGTGGCGCCCGCCCTACCAGTCGTCCGTCCACGGTAACGTCGGGACGTCGAACTTCAACACGTGGCGCGACATGGTCTTCAAGTCCAACGCCCAGTGGGTCAACGGCCATACGGTCGGTGACGAATACGTACCTCCGAGCTCTTTCGGCGCCGTTCAGGCCGACTCCCGCGGCGTCTACGCCTGGGACCGGGTCAATTCCGGGACGGCGGGGACGAAGTCCCTGCTCGATACGAAACCGACCAAGGAAGTCGTCATGCCGGACCTCAGTGACCTGAGCCGGTACCAGCAGCTGAGCAAGGACTTCGGCGACAACCCTTCCGAATACCAAAAGCAGACGTTCGCGGACGGATCGGCCAATCCGGACTATGGCAGCAAGCCTTACGTCAAAGTCTGGAACTCCACGACGAACTCGTACCAGACGTTGTCCGACTCGAACGGTTGCGTGTCCGGAAGCGCCGTCCTGGTCGGTACGACCGACAAACCGATCCTGTTGTACGGCCCTGTGACGGTCGACCAAGACGTGGTCGTCAAAGGGACGATCAAAGGACAAGGCACCCTGTACGCGGGGCGGAACGTCCACTTGGTGGGCAGCCTGAAGTACAAGAACCCTCCGTCTTGGCAAGGGTCCGACCCGATCGCTCAGGACATCGCCAACGAGAAGAAGGACATGGTCGGTCTCGCCGCCCGCGGTTCGGTGATCATGGGCGACACGACCACGTTCGGCAACCCGTGGCCCCTCTACTACATGATGCCGCCGTTCACCCACGGCCGTTACGACGACAACGGGACGTACATCCCGCCGTTCAACGCTATGGACACGGACTCGACCGGCCGTAAAAAGTACCAGAGCGTGATCCCGGACGCCACGATGCACAGCATCGCCGAAGGCGTCAACCAGATCGACGCGATCCTCTACACGAACTTCGTCGGCGGAGGCAACGTCGGCACGGGCGGTAGCGGTGTGACGTTCAACGGCACGCTGGTCAGCAAGGACGAGTCGATCGTGACCTGGAGCCTGCCGATCCGGATGAACTATGACAACCGGATCCGTGAGCGCGGCCCGGACACGCCTCCGCTCGTCGACCTCCAACTGCCTCGACAGCCCACGATGATGCGGAGCACGTGGCAGGACACCGGCTTCTATGACCATGGAAAATCGTAAAGAGAGACCCCGCGCTATGAACGTCCGCTTCAAGTCCGCCGTGCTTCTGGGTCTGGTGCTCGCGGCCGTGTCCGCGAGCGCGTTCCAGGAGGACAAACCGGGCGGTGCCCGGTTCTACAACGAACAGTCGCAGGAGCGCGTCCAGCAACAACAAGCGTTCTCCGGCAAGATGGGCGTGGTCGGCTCGGTCCCCGAGTCCACCGCCGACAAGGCGCCCTCGGGTTCGCTGAACTCGAGCGACGCCGGCGATTCGTTCTCCAACGCAGACTCCGGAAAGGCGACCAAGGCGATGGTCGCGGCGACCAAACGGGTGGACGAGGCCAAAAGCCAGGGGTCGCCGTTCGGGCTCGTCGCCATCATCTTCGGCGTCCTGATCGGGCTCGCACTCGTGGCCAAGACCTACTTGGACAAGAGCGTTCCAGTCCCGCGAAGCCTCTCCAGCAGCTGACCTGAAACCGAGGGGACGGCCTTTACGTCCCCTCAAGTAATGCGACACGTGTGGGGCGCCTTGCGCCTCTTGGTCAAGACGCCGGCGCTCTGGCCCTTGGCCG is from Armatimonadota bacterium and encodes:
- the rfbD gene encoding dTDP-4-dehydrorhamnose reductase, whose protein sequence is MRVLLLGSSGMLGSDVGSELHGRGWDVRTPSPTELDVTSRTSIERLRRREFGDADWVVNCTGFTDVDGAESQMMAAMALNAMAPGALAAVCRENGWRLLHVSTDFVFDGKKGSPYLETDAAGPLGVYGKSKLAGEVNALQEAPDSVVVRTSWLFGPKGRSFPRTIIEAALAGRELRVVSDQFGKPTYTADLARQFADLIASSPQGGLFHAAGPDVVSWHGFAVAALTAASEHGLVGRTDVEAVPTSAWPTAAVRPAYSVLDGSKLTSAGVVQAPPLKEALDRFVQRLSFGSSGPF
- a CDS encoding YHS domain-containing protein yields the protein MERTLMILTTLLAAVAMVPATSGDGPIKCAVMHSPTNEKSVAIEYAGNKYPMCCGGCPAAFSKEPKKFIETAAKSGETIGETMFCPVSGEKLDWSKVKASMDYKGMRYGFCCDSCKGTFEKDPAKYAKAPVKESLVCPGSGETIKAYSEAAGFVDNGGVRYYTCCPDCFEKLRKDTAKVLGEGKAKVTAPVAIAAPKKG
- the mscL gene encoding large conductance mechanosensitive channel protein MscL; translated protein: MLNEFKQFVMRGNVMDLAIGVIIGAAFGKIVDSLVKDVIMPPIGLLMGGVDMTNAFTVLKEGKTPGPYSSLKAATDAGANVLAYGNFVNTVFQFLILAFVIFMMVKALNRMKIMREAEPAATPPDVLLLEEIRDLLKAKG
- a CDS encoding M48 family metalloprotease, with protein sequence MTRTRLSFGLAVLLAAFPVAAPADMFKPSVKDQIGLGKRAAGQIEKEEKVVGASDPRVQNIRAIGSSLVALIPAAERKKKPFEYSFNLIESKELNAFALPGGPIYVYSGLLEKLETQDQLTGILAHELTHVLKEHWAGAYADNQKRKLGLAVILTVLNANDTIFNAASVSDALLFELPYSRKHESEADTYGFDLMVKADLNPQGMIDVFEVLKKKSGGGRNTEWVSDHPSLDGRIAKIKQRLDKAGRSFPPQKPLKG
- a CDS encoding prepilin-type N-terminal cleavage/methylation domain-containing protein; amino-acid sequence: MKRTNKRRKGFTLVEIMIVVLIIGILLAIAVPNFITARQNSRAQTIVATLKQVEAAKDQCAMDKGLTTGDDCTDADMGSYLKKYPPTFPVGGAYVKNSIGTNPTFKGKDADQWSSDKSGL